The DNA window ATCTCCATCGTCTCACAGGATGCCCACAGAACGGCATCCAAATTGGCCGGCTCAATCGGTCTGCAGCTGCTTCATCATCTCATTCGCCGAGTTCGCTTCCGGCGAGCCCGCATGATCGGAGACCAGCTTCTGCAGCGTCAGGCGCGCGTCGATTCGATCGTTCATCTTCTCGAACGCCTGGGCCTCGCGCAGAAGCGCCGGACTCGCGAAGCGGCCCTTCGGATAGCGCATCACGAGATCGTTGAACTGCAGGATCGACTGGTCGTACTTGCCCGTTTCATAAAGCGCGTTGGCGGCGAAATATTGCGCGGGCTCGCTCAGCTCCGACTTGGGATACTGATGCTGCAGCTTGGTGAATTTGTTGACTGCCAGTGGATAGTTCTGCGCCTTCATCGCGTCGAGGCCTTCGCGATAAAGCTTGACGCCCGGCTCTTTCGAGGTCTGCGACGATTCGATTTCAGCATCGAGATCGTTGGGCCAGGTCGGCGGCGGCTCGACTGGCGCAGCTTCCGCGGCAGCTCCTTCGGTCGCAGGCGGCATCGAAGCCTCAGCGTTGGGCGGCGCGGTTCCGGGCTCGGCGCCCTCCGCCGGAGGCGGCGTCCCGGGAGGATTGGCGCCGGCGGCTGGATTACTCGGCGTCGCAACCATCCCGGCGTTGAGCGCGCTCACCTCGGTCTCGAGCTTGGCGAGTCGCGCGTTGACGCCCTGGTCAGGCGCCGCGCCGGTGTCAGTTGAAGCGCCGTGCTTCATCTCCGCGATTACATCGTTCTGCTGACGCACTTGCTGCTGGAGCGCGTCGATCTGCTGCCGATCGCTCGCGATCATGCCGCGCAGGGTGAATTCATTCTGATTCAGCTGCTGGACGTCGGTATCGTTCGCGCAGCCCGCGACAAAAACTGCCACGGCGGCGACGCCGACGACCTTGAAGATAACGCTCCGCATTCGATTACAGCTCATTGCGAAACGGCGAAGTGATCGCGGCGATTCTGGGCCCAGCAGGATTCGTCGTTTTCGGTACAAATCGGCAGCTCCTTGCCATAGCTGATGGTCGATATACGGCCCGGCGAAACTCCGAGCGTCACCAGGTAATCCTTGGCCGCCTGTGCGCGCTTGGCGCCCAGAGCGATATTGTAATCCTCCGAGCCGCGCTGGTCACAATGCCCTTCGACTTGCACGCGCGAGTTGGGATTGGACTCCAACCATCGCGCGTTGCTCTTCAGCACTTCGCCGTCTTGCGGCTGGATCGTGTAGTCGTTGTAGCCGAAATGGATGTCCGCCAGAGGGCCGCCCTGGCCTGAACCAAGCGTCCCGTTCTGCATCTGCTGCAATGAGCCGGAACCGGTGCCGGATTCACCCATTCCCGAGGCGCCCTGGTTCGCATTTGGAAGCGGCGTTGCCTTCTTCGACGAGCATCCTGCGATCGCCAAACTCATCGCGAGCAAGACGAACGCGCCGGCTCCAGTTAATCTTCGCCTATCAGTCACCCAACCACCCCGACCACGCTGGACACGTGTCATCACCCTTACCCTCCGTCAATGGACCGATAACTTTCTGCGCACTTACCATCAAAACATAGATTCGTGACCGGCCGCCACGCGTTGAGCTGAACGCAATGTAACGTCCATCGGGCGACCAGGTCGGATATTCGTTGCTGCCTTCGCTGTCGGTCACCTGCTTGGGCTCGCCGCCGCTCAGCGGAATCACGAAGATATCGAAGCGGCCGTGCCGAGCCTGGTAGGCGATTTTATCGCCCGCCGGCGAGAACGCCGGCGTCGTATTGTAATCGCCGCTGTAGGTGAGGCGTTTCGCTTTGCCGCCGTCAGTCGGCATCACGTAAATCTGCGGCGTGCCCGAGCGATCCGACGTAAACGCGATCTGCGCGCCATCGGGCGAGAACACGGGGCTCACGTTGATACCGTTGGTGTCGGTGAGCTGGCTGATTTCCTCACCCTCGCGCGTCAGCAGGAACAGGTTGGTCGAGCCGCCACGCTCGACCGCTGCAACGATCCGCGTGCCATCAGGCGAGACCGCGCCACCGATAGTGCGGCCGTGCGAGCTTTCGATTCTCGTCTCACGCTTTTGTTGCAGATCGGCAAGGTACAGCGCGGGCTCCATCGTTTTGTACGACAGATAGAGCAGATAGCGCCCGCTGCGATCAAAGCTAGGGAAAATATTTATCGTGGGATTATTGGTCAGTTGAAAAAGCTCCTCACCTTCGATCGACTGGGTATAGATTTCCTTGAAGCGGCCGGCGCGGGTCGAGGCGTAGGCGAGCTTGCTGTCGAAAGGCCCCTTGATCCCGGTGGTGGCCTGAAGCACGGCGTCGGCAAAGCGGCGCGCCATGCGCGGCACGTCGCCGACACCGCCGCTGAAATTCTTGCCCATCATCCGGCGCTGCTGCGCGACGTCATAGAAATAGGCCGTCAGCTTGGCGTTGGTGCCGTCACCGCTCACGGCGCCCTTGACGAGAAAGTCGGCGTTGATCGATCGCCAATCGGCGAAGTTGAACTGACCCAGCTCGAATCCCGAGGTCTGCGGATCTTCGATATACGAATGCGGATTGACGATGCGGAAATATCCGGAGAGCTCGAGATCGCGCTGCAGTGTCGTGGTGAAGGCGTCCGAGATCTGATGATTATCGTCGCCGCCCTGGTTCTTGAGTCCCGAGATCGCGACCGACGAGATACTGCCCGCGCCAGTGATGACCATCTTGATCGGCTGCGCAGCGGCGAGCTGCGGCGTGGCCGCAATCGCGATGGCAAAGACGATCGCAGATAAACCGATCACGCGCGTTTGAATTCTGAAAACGGCGAGCACTGGTGCAATGCATGATGTAATCCGCCGCCTCATCCGCTCCTCCATCGCCACGCGCGTCAAGACTTCAGCTCGCCCATGTTGAAGACTGCTTCGATACCGCCGCTGAACTGATTGCGATACTTCTCTGGCGGCGGCGGAAACGGCGCGGCACGCTTGATCGCACGAATCACGGAATCGTCGAAGGCTCCGTCCTTGGAGCTGTTACCAATCTTCGCCGAAGTCAGCGTGCCGTCGGGGCCGATCGAAAAATCCACGGTTGCCGTCAGATCGTTCGAACCGCCTAAAAACGTCCACGCCTTCTTTATCCTATCTTCCACTGACTGATAGTACAGCAGAAATTCAGGGTCCTGTTGAATCCCCATGCTACCGGTGCCGGAGCCGATACCGTAGCCTTTGCCCGCGGTCGCCGAGTTGGCCGCTACAGGACCGCCTCCCGAGGGACCGGTCGCATTGCTCGTATCGCTATCGTCATCGTCGTCGCTGTCGGCGTCTTCGGCGTTCTTTTTTGCGAGCTGCTCGATATGCTCCTTCATCAGCTGCTCCCGCAGCTTGGCGAGCTTTGCCGCGACGATAGCCTTATCGACGCGCGCGATCGCGACCGTGGCCTCGGCTTTTGGCTTGTTATGATTCTTCGAACTTGCGGGCGTCGGTTTCGGTGTCGCGTGCTTTGTATGCGAGGGCCTCGGCTTTGGCGTTGGCTTCTCAGTCGGCTCCGGCGTTGGCTCCAACGTAGCTTCAACCGTTGGTTCCACGGTGGGCTCGGGCGTCGGAGTGGGAGTCGGCGTGACACTCGCGAGGTTCATCGCGAGCGCGTTCTTATCGTTGTCGGGTGCGAGCTCCGGCTTGGGCGGCTCAACCTTGATCTTCGGCTCTTCGGCCTTATGCTCCTCGGCCTTCGCCTCCTGCTTGGTCTCGCGCGGCGCAAGCCGCGGCAAATGGCTGCCCAGATCGCCGGCGGGCAGCGAATCGACGATCTTTACCGTGTATGACGGCGGCGGCGCCTCGTCGGAATGCAGGTAGCGCGGCAGGAAAATAAAAACGAATGCGAACAGGGCTACATGCCCGATCGCTGAGAAGAAGATTGCCGCGGCGTAGCCGATCCGCGCTGGCCGCGCATCATCGTGCCGATCATTTTTCGCCACGCTTGCGCCCGCCTTCGGCCGCTCCTGCTCCGCCGTCGGTCGGCATCTCGGTCACCATTCCGACGTTCTCGATTCCCGCGGCCTTAATCGCGGCCATCGTGCGGATCACCTCGCCGTACGGCACTTGCTCGTCGGCGCGGATAAAAACCTGGCGGTCGGGACGCTCCTGCGAGATCGCGGCCAGCTTATCGGTCAGTTGATCGGCGCTCAGCTTGGCGTCGTTCAGATAGATCTCGTTGTTGCGCGTGATGGATACAACGAACTGCTCTTCCTTGCCCGGCAGCGCCTCGGCCTTGACCTTGGGCAGGCTCACATCCACGCCTTGCTGGATAATCGGCGCGGTGACCATGAAGATCACGAGCAGCACCAGCATCACGTCGACCAGCGGCGTGACGTTGATCTGCGAAACGAATTGACCGCGCTGTCCGGGTTCGAATGCCATCGGCTGCGCCTACGACAAGAAGTGACGCTCGGCGATGTTGAGGAATTCAGACGTGAAGTTATCCATCTCGGTGGCGAGCACGCGCACGCGCGCCGTGAAGTAATTAAAGAACATCTGCGCTGGTATCGCGGCGACGAGGCCGACCGCAGTCGTGATAAGCGCCTCGGCGATACCGGGCGCCACCGCCTGGATACTCGACGAATGCGCCGCCGAGAGTCCCAGGAAGGCAGTCATGATGCCCCAGACCGTGCCGAAGAGGCCGATAAACGGGCACGACGAGCCGGTAGTGGCGAGGAACGTGATGCCGTATTCGAGCTTGGTCAGCTCGACATTCTCCTGCCGCTTCATGGCGCGAGATACGTTCTGGATACCGCCGAGGTCCGTCGAGAATCCGCCCTCCGCGCCGACAGCCTGCCGCTTGGCGCGCGTGAGCTGTAGCAACTCCTGGTAGCCGGCGCGAAAGACCTGGGCGACCGGGCTATGCTTCATGCCGACTGAAGCGGTGTGAATCGCGGCCAGATTCTTCGATTCCCAGAAGATCGAAATGAAACGCTCGGACTCACGCCGCGCACGCGATACCGAAACCATCTTGTAGAGGATTATACCCCACTCGGTGATCGAAAAGGCCACCAGCGTCCATAGCACGACGGCGACGACTGGCCCCGTGCCCAGCACCAGATCCACCACCCCAGTTCCGCCCGCGCCGCTCACCTGATGGAGCATAAAACCGTCACTTC is part of the Candidatus Binataceae bacterium genome and encodes:
- the bamD gene encoding outer membrane protein assembly factor BamD, translating into MRSVIFKVVGVAAVAVFVAGCANDTDVQQLNQNEFTLRGMIASDRQQIDALQQQVRQQNDVIAEMKHGASTDTGAAPDQGVNARLAKLETEVSALNAGMVATPSNPAAGANPPGTPPPAEGAEPGTAPPNAEASMPPATEGAAAEAAPVEPPPTWPNDLDAEIESSQTSKEPGVKLYREGLDAMKAQNYPLAVNKFTKLQHQYPKSELSEPAQYFAANALYETGKYDQSILQFNDLVMRYPKGRFASPALLREAQAFEKMNDRIDARLTLQKLVSDHAGSPEANSANEMMKQLQTD
- the tolR gene encoding protein TolR, whose product is MAFEPGQRGQFVSQINVTPLVDVMLVLLVIFMVTAPIIQQGVDVSLPKVKAEALPGKEEQFVVSITRNNEIYLNDAKLSADQLTDKLAAISQERPDRQVFIRADEQVPYGEVIRTMAAIKAAGIENVGMVTEMPTDGGAGAAEGGRKRGEK
- a CDS encoding MotA/TolQ/ExbB proton channel family protein, whose protein sequence is MLHQVSGAGGTGVVDLVLGTGPVVAVVLWTLVAFSITEWGIILYKMVSVSRARRESERFISIFWESKNLAAIHTASVGMKHSPVAQVFRAGYQELLQLTRAKRQAVGAEGGFSTDLGGIQNVSRAMKRQENVELTKLEYGITFLATTGSSCPFIGLFGTVWGIMTAFLGLSAAHSSSIQAVAPGIAEALITTAVGLVAAIPAQMFFNYFTARVRVLATEMDNFTSEFLNIAERHFLS
- the pal gene encoding peptidoglycan-associated lipoprotein Pal — translated: MSLAIAGCSSKKATPLPNANQGASGMGESGTGSGSLQQMQNGTLGSGQGGPLADIHFGYNDYTIQPQDGEVLKSNARWLESNPNSRVQVEGHCDQRGSEDYNIALGAKRAQAAKDYLVTLGVSPGRISTISYGKELPICTENDESCWAQNRRDHFAVSQ
- a CDS encoding TonB family protein: MAKNDRHDDARPARIGYAAAIFFSAIGHVALFAFVFIFLPRYLHSDEAPPPSYTVKIVDSLPAGDLGSHLPRLAPRETKQEAKAEEHKAEEPKIKVEPPKPELAPDNDKNALAMNLASVTPTPTPTPEPTVEPTVEATLEPTPEPTEKPTPKPRPSHTKHATPKPTPASSKNHNKPKAEATVAIARVDKAIVAAKLAKLREQLMKEHIEQLAKKNAEDADSDDDDDSDTSNATGPSGGGPVAANSATAGKGYGIGSGTGSMGIQQDPEFLLYYQSVEDRIKKAWTFLGGSNDLTATVDFSIGPDGTLTSAKIGNSSKDGAFDDSVIRAIKRAAPFPPPPEKYRNQFSGGIEAVFNMGELKS